In one window of Spartobacteria bacterium DNA:
- a CDS encoding tyrosine recombinase has translation MSGDAGQQVLNDPWVADFAAYLRVEKNASIHTVESYLSDLWQFMSFTEDAMAAMANPWIEIDKSHARRFLASLRETGAEAATVARKCSALRSFYRFLMREERCIADPFASIRLPRKRRTLPDVLSLEQIARLIEAPQQAYAAVKGCSELECQYFRSRDAAWLETLYSTGMRLRELSDMDEDQIDWSQGVIRVHGKGNKERLCIIGQYAYQALEQCRSHRDAVWAMYGKTSEPGGLFLNRNGGRLSARSYERIMKRHLLTAGLDTHFSPHSLRHSFATHLLDNGADLRSVQELLGHELLSTTQIYTHISVERLKSVYRQSHPRP, from the coding sequence ATGTCGGGAGATGCCGGGCAGCAGGTGCTGAATGATCCATGGGTGGCTGATTTTGCTGCCTATCTGCGTGTAGAGAAAAATGCTTCGATCCACACGGTGGAAAGCTATCTTTCCGATCTTTGGCAGTTTATGTCTTTTACGGAAGACGCGATGGCAGCGATGGCGAACCCATGGATCGAGATCGATAAATCCCATGCCCGCCGTTTCCTTGCTTCTCTGCGGGAAACGGGAGCGGAGGCGGCGACGGTGGCGCGAAAATGTTCCGCCCTGCGGAGTTTTTATCGCTTTCTCATGCGGGAGGAACGCTGTATCGCAGATCCCTTTGCCTCCATCCGCCTGCCTCGGAAACGGCGGACGTTGCCGGATGTGCTGTCACTGGAGCAGATCGCGCGCCTGATTGAGGCCCCGCAGCAGGCTTATGCGGCAGTAAAGGGGTGCAGTGAGCTGGAATGTCAATATTTTCGGAGCAGGGATGCCGCATGGCTTGAAACGCTGTATAGCACGGGCATGCGCCTTCGGGAACTTTCGGATATGGATGAAGACCAGATAGACTGGTCTCAGGGGGTCATCCGTGTACATGGCAAGGGGAATAAAGAGCGGCTGTGTATTATTGGTCAGTATGCCTATCAGGCATTGGAGCAGTGCCGCAGCCATCGTGATGCGGTCTGGGCGATGTACGGGAAGACTTCGGAACCCGGAGGGTTGTTTTTAAATCGAAACGGTGGGCGCCTCAGTGCCAGATCCTATGAACGGATTATGAAACGCCATCTCCTGACCGCCGGACTGGATACCCATTTTTCCCCTCACTCACTGCGTCATAGTTTCGCGACACATTTACTGGATAACGGAGCTGATTTACGCAGCGTACAGGAGTTGCTGGGTCACGAACTGCTCTCAACCACCCAGATTTATACGCATATTTCCGTAGAGCGGCTGAAGAGCGTTTATCGTCAAAGTCATCCGCGTCCGTAG
- the topA gene encoding type I DNA topoisomerase produces MGKKLVIVESPAKAKTINKILGKDFKVCASKGHIRDLPEKELGVDIEKQFKPKYGVMKGKSTVIKELKEAAKDVDAIYLAPDPDREGEAIAWHLQQVLKCKVPVDQIFRVTYNEITAQAIRDAFENIHQIDMDMVDAQQARRVLDRIVGYKVSPLLWKRVPGGSSAGRVQSVALRLVCEREREILAFNQEKYWLIGADFKKLMEPQDVFTTRLMRINGEKALIRSLEAGEKAVAELEQSSFQVKALNERVISKRARPPYITSTLQQAASSMFGFPPSRTMSVAQKLYEGSSYGVGLITYMRTDSVNISKEAMAACREFVVEAYGDEYMPAKPNYYKSRQSTQEAHEAIRPTDVTRTPEVMARDGKLKPEELKLYRLIWQRFVASQMAPARICQRSADIESDAQDGKALYTFRASASEILFPGYMRASGIENTAPGASEDDADDAPVVADRLPPLTEKESLACVSLDKQEKETKPPPRYSEASLIRTLEENGVGRPSTFAAIVSTIQQRKYITKEKRTLCPTESGLKVNDFLVEFLPDLFDVHFTAKMEALLDDVEQGRVKWTGMMGDFYKQFEVWIENAKGPKANPENVKKLLELMDQVTEWKPAQKRGRRTYDDSKYAASVREQIAKGEKEVTQRQRDALMKLIYTYREQITGIEEVLTDIELLPKYVELQAGNQPPREETMAKIVALIDHVTFVEPRKVGKRVYDDAKFAKSLHQQVEGGKRLSDRQLDYLHKLLLKYADQLGGEEVVVEKFGIVTEEKDGVPSADLNPLFALMEQVTTWNEPVQRGKRTWDDKSFFDSLHSQYQQKKSLSDKQVSSLKKMIGRYAAQIPDYAQAAESFGLKMPSTKSKKE; encoded by the coding sequence ATGGGTAAAAAACTGGTTATCGTCGAATCTCCCGCTAAGGCAAAAACCATTAATAAGATATTGGGCAAAGATTTCAAGGTCTGTGCCAGCAAGGGGCATATACGCGATCTTCCTGAGAAAGAACTTGGGGTGGATATCGAAAAGCAATTCAAGCCAAAATATGGTGTGATGAAGGGGAAATCGACTGTTATTAAGGAGTTGAAAGAAGCGGCAAAGGATGTGGACGCGATTTATCTTGCCCCTGACCCGGATCGCGAAGGAGAAGCGATTGCCTGGCATCTGCAGCAGGTTCTGAAATGCAAAGTCCCGGTAGACCAGATTTTTCGCGTCACATACAATGAGATCACTGCACAGGCGATCCGTGATGCGTTCGAAAATATTCATCAGATTGATATGGACATGGTGGATGCCCAGCAGGCGCGTCGCGTATTAGATCGCATTGTTGGTTATAAGGTGAGTCCGCTGCTATGGAAGCGGGTTCCGGGCGGGTCGAGTGCGGGTCGAGTGCAGTCGGTGGCGTTGCGTCTGGTCTGTGAACGCGAACGGGAAATTCTGGCTTTCAACCAGGAAAAATACTGGTTGATCGGAGCTGATTTCAAAAAACTGATGGAGCCGCAGGATGTTTTTACCACGCGTCTGATGCGTATTAATGGGGAAAAAGCACTGATTCGTTCATTGGAAGCTGGGGAAAAGGCCGTGGCCGAGTTGGAACAGAGTTCTTTTCAGGTGAAAGCCCTCAATGAACGTGTGATTTCAAAACGAGCCCGTCCTCCCTACATCACCAGTACATTGCAGCAGGCGGCCTCAAGTATGTTTGGATTTCCGCCCTCGCGCACCATGTCGGTGGCGCAAAAACTGTATGAAGGCAGCAGTTACGGTGTGGGTCTGATTACCTACATGAGAACGGATTCAGTCAATATATCCAAAGAAGCCATGGCGGCCTGCCGTGAATTTGTGGTGGAAGCCTATGGCGATGAATACATGCCGGCGAAACCCAATTATTACAAAAGCCGTCAGTCCACACAGGAAGCGCATGAAGCGATTCGTCCTACGGATGTGACACGTACACCGGAAGTGATGGCACGTGACGGCAAGTTGAAGCCGGAAGAATTGAAACTGTACCGCCTGATCTGGCAGCGTTTTGTTGCCAGCCAGATGGCTCCTGCCCGTATCTGTCAGCGCAGCGCGGATATTGAAAGCGATGCTCAGGATGGTAAGGCTCTTTATACGTTCCGTGCTTCTGCGTCTGAAATTTTGTTTCCCGGATACATGCGTGCATCTGGTATTGAGAACACGGCACCCGGGGCGTCGGAAGACGATGCGGACGATGCGCCCGTTGTGGCCGACCGTCTGCCGCCTCTGACGGAAAAAGAGTCGCTGGCCTGTGTCTCGCTCGATAAACAGGAAAAGGAAACCAAGCCGCCGCCACGCTACAGTGAGGCCTCGCTGATTCGTACTTTGGAAGAGAACGGCGTGGGGCGTCCGAGTACGTTTGCGGCCATTGTATCGACGATTCAGCAGCGCAAATATATCACCAAAGAAAAACGCACGCTGTGTCCCACAGAATCAGGATTGAAAGTGAACGATTTTCTTGTGGAATTCCTGCCCGATTTGTTTGATGTACACTTTACGGCAAAAATGGAAGCTTTGCTCGATGATGTCGAACAGGGGCGTGTCAAATGGACCGGCATGATGGGGGATTTCTACAAACAGTTTGAGGTGTGGATAGAAAATGCCAAAGGCCCCAAAGCTAATCCGGAAAACGTTAAGAAGCTGCTGGAACTGATGGATCAGGTTACGGAGTGGAAACCGGCTCAAAAGCGGGGTCGCCGTACCTATGACGATTCTAAATATGCGGCGTCGGTACGTGAGCAGATTGCTAAAGGCGAAAAAGAGGTGACGCAGCGGCAACGTGACGCCTTAATGAAATTGATTTATACCTATCGTGAGCAGATCACCGGTATTGAAGAGGTGCTGACCGATATTGAACTGCTTCCCAAGTACGTCGAATTACAGGCCGGGAACCAGCCTCCCCGTGAGGAAACCATGGCTAAAATTGTAGCACTGATAGACCATGTGACCTTTGTGGAACCGCGCAAAGTGGGTAAACGTGTCTATGATGATGCCAAGTTTGCTAAATCATTGCATCAACAGGTGGAAGGTGGAAAACGATTGTCAGACCGTCAGTTGGATTATCTCCACAAACTGCTGTTGAAATATGCGGATCAGCTGGGTGGCGAAGAGGTCGTGGTAGAAAAGTTCGGCATTGTGACGGAAGAAAAAGATGGGGTGCCGTCGGCCGATCTAAATCCGTTGTTCGCATTAATGGAGCAGGTGACAACCTGGAACGAACCTGTGCAGCGTGGAAAACGTACATGGGATGACAAAAGCTTTTTTGATTCATTGCATTCGCAGTATCAGCAGAAGAAATCGCTGAGCGATAAACAGGTTAGTTCTCTCAAAAAAATGATTGGTCGTTATGCGGCGCAAATACCTGACTATGCTCAGGCTGCGGAGTCTTTTGGACTGAAAATGCCGTCGACAAAAAGCAAGAAGGAATAA